A section of the Candidatus Binatia bacterium genome encodes:
- a CDS encoding hydrolase — translation MDTKEIWYAGDIPGVRHRKLTADGLDFHLAELGSGPNLALCLHGFPECWYSWRYQMPLLAQLGFRVWAPDLRGYGGSARPARVGDYAIEHLMSDVARFIDASRAETCVLIGHDWGALIAWYFAMRRLRPLDALVILNVPHPAIVERVMWGRQLLRSWYVFFFQLPWLPELVLAAFDYRAIKDAFLRMARKPSCFPPEVIQVYRDYAAQPGALTAMVNYYRALARGGARRQRQLGYPPIDVPTLMIWGEEDDALGKETTYGTDRFVRSLELHYLPGVSHWVQQEAPDQVNAILADWLPKRISIRKS, via the coding sequence ATGGACACAAAAGAGATTTGGTACGCTGGAGATATACCCGGTGTCAGACACCGGAAGCTCACGGCGGATGGCCTCGACTTCCATCTCGCCGAACTGGGTTCAGGGCCAAACCTCGCCCTGTGTTTGCATGGTTTCCCCGAATGCTGGTATTCGTGGCGCTACCAGATGCCCTTGTTGGCGCAACTGGGATTCCGCGTTTGGGCGCCCGACCTGCGCGGTTACGGAGGAAGTGCTCGCCCCGCACGGGTAGGGGATTATGCGATCGAGCACTTGATGAGCGACGTCGCTCGTTTCATTGACGCCAGCCGTGCCGAAACGTGCGTGCTCATTGGCCACGACTGGGGTGCGCTGATCGCGTGGTACTTTGCGATGCGGCGGCTGAGACCTCTCGATGCTTTAGTCATCCTCAACGTGCCCCATCCAGCAATCGTGGAACGGGTCATGTGGGGACGACAACTCCTGCGTTCCTGGTACGTATTTTTCTTTCAGCTCCCGTGGCTACCCGAGCTTGTGTTGGCAGCCTTTGACTATCGCGCTATCAAAGACGCCTTTCTTCGCATGGCGCGCAAGCCGAGCTGTTTCCCTCCCGAAGTTATTCAAGTCTACCGCGACTATGCGGCGCAACCGGGCGCACTCACGGCGATGGTAAACTACTACCGTGCCCTCGCACGTGGCGGGGCACGGCGGCAGCGCCAGTTGGGATATCCACCGATCGACGTGCCCACTTTGATGATTTGGGGAGAGGAGGACGACGCCCTCGGCAAGGAAACAACTTATGGCACCGACCGCTTCGTCCGTTCCCTCGAATTGCATTACTTGCCCGGCGTCTCCCACTGGGTACAACAAGAAGCGCCCGATCAGGTCAACGCCATTCTCGCGGATTGGCTACCCAAACGCATTTCCATTCGCAAAAGCTAG
- a CDS encoding molybdopterin molybdenumtransferase MoeA, with product MDGYAVRASDTFGASESQPVYLRIEGTVEMGQHVRKGLGAGAAVRISTGGMMPPGADAVVMMEYTDEVSPDLVEVRRGVAPWENVQRVGEDVKKGQLLFPKGWRLRSFDLGGLTGTGVSTVRVYRRPRVALISTGDEIVPPESVPKPGQVRNINEYALVPMLTEAGAEVDDYGVVRDEAAAFSSVLAEALELHDAVVLSGGSSVGAKDMAISVITSFPRSSVVFHGISIAPGKPTILAYALGKPILGIPGHPMSAVVVGMLFGAPFVRVLGGELPSSAFAAKSRLPAILAEPVASAAGREDYVRVRLEESNGRARAIPMAGKSASVFNLIHAHGLVRIPAHVEGLEAGTQVEVLLLS from the coding sequence GGGCAACACGTCCGGAAGGGTTTGGGCGCCGGGGCGGCGGTAAGAATCAGCACGGGCGGAATGATGCCTCCTGGGGCGGACGCGGTGGTGATGATGGAATACACGGACGAGGTTTCCCCGGATTTGGTTGAGGTTCGCCGTGGCGTTGCTCCGTGGGAGAACGTTCAGCGTGTGGGCGAGGACGTCAAGAAAGGTCAGTTGTTGTTTCCCAAGGGGTGGCGCCTGCGCTCTTTCGACTTGGGTGGGCTCACTGGAACGGGAGTCAGCACGGTACGTGTATACCGCCGGCCTCGCGTGGCACTCATTTCCACGGGAGACGAAATTGTCCCTCCCGAGTCCGTGCCCAAGCCGGGCCAGGTGCGGAATATTAACGAATACGCTTTGGTCCCCATGCTGACCGAAGCCGGGGCTGAAGTCGACGACTACGGCGTGGTGCGCGATGAAGCAGCCGCTTTCTCCTCCGTATTGGCGGAGGCTTTGGAGCTCCATGACGCTGTCGTGCTGTCGGGTGGCAGTTCGGTGGGCGCAAAAGATATGGCGATCTCCGTGATTACCTCGTTTCCACGATCGTCGGTTGTTTTCCACGGAATTTCGATCGCGCCAGGGAAGCCGACCATCCTGGCTTACGCTCTCGGAAAGCCGATCTTAGGGATTCCCGGGCATCCGATGTCCGCAGTAGTGGTCGGAATGCTGTTTGGTGCGCCGTTCGTGCGAGTCCTCGGAGGGGAACTGCCGTCGTCTGCATTCGCTGCGAAGTCGCGGCTACCGGCGATATTGGCAGAACCGGTCGCCTCCGCAGCAGGAAGAGAAGACTACGTTCGCGTTCGGCTGGAAGAGAGCAACGGTCGAGCCCGGGCAATTCCTATGGCGGGAAAGTCGGCCTCCGTGTTCAATCTGATTCACGCGCACGGCTTGGTTCGAATCCCAGCCCATGTTGAAGGTCTCGAGGCTGGGACTCAGGTGGAAGTTCTCCTCCTCTCGTGA